Genomic segment of Umezawaea sp. Da 62-37:
GAACGCCTCGCGGGTCATGATCTGCCGCGCGGTGATGCCCTTGCGCAGCATCCCCACCACGGCCTCGCCCGAGCGCCGGGCGAACCCGTCGCGCCGCAGGTCGGGGGCAGGCGGGGCGGCGCTGCCCGGCAGCGACATCCCCAACGCCTCGGCGGCGCTGGCCATCGTGTTCGCCGTGTACATGCCGCCGCACGCGCCCTCGCCGGGGCAGATCGCGCGTTCGATCAGGTCCACGTCGGCGCGGCTCATCAGGCCGCGCGCGCAGGCGCCGACGGCCTCGAACGCGTCGATGATCGTGACTTCGCGCTCGCTGCCGTCCGAGAGCTTCACGCTGCCGGGCAGGGTCGAGCCCGCGTAGAGGAACACGCTGGCCAGGTCGAGCCGCGCGGCCGCCATGAGCATGCCGGGCAACGACTTGTCGCACCCGGCGAGCAGCACCGAGCCGTCGAGCCGCTCGGCCTGCATCACGGTCTCCACGCTGTCCGCGATCACCTCGCGCGACACCAGCGAGAAGTGCATGCCCTCGTGGCCCATCGAGATGCCGTCGGACACCGAGATGGTGCCGAACTCCAGCGGGTAGCCGCCTGCCGCGTGCACGCCCTCCTTGCTGGCCTTCGCCAGCCGGTCCAGCGACAGGTTGCACGGGGTGATCTCGTTCCACGACGAAGCGACCCCGATCTGGGGCTTCACCCAGTCCTCGTCGCCCATGCCGACGGCCCGGAGCATCCCGCGCGCGGCGGTGCGCTCCAGGCCGTCGGTGACGTCGCGGCTGCGCGGCTTGATGTCGGGGGTCTCGTTCATGGTCGGAACCTAGTCCTCCGCCTTCCCGGTCACACGCGGGCGCGCCCCGAGCGCCCGGCGGACTCACCCGCAAGTGGCGTCAACGCCAATGGCCAACGGATTCCCGCCATCGCCAGGTACGGCGCATAAGTCCAGGTGCAAACGTTTGGCGGGATCTCGGGGTTGTTCTAGGTTGTCGCCATGCACACCGTTGCGGTCCTGGCGCTGGAGCAGGTGGTCCCGTTCGACCTCGGCACCCCGCTGGAGGTGTTCGGGCGCGCCCGGCTGCCCGACGGGCGGCCCGCCTACCGGGTCCGGGTGTGCGCCGCGGAACCCGTCGTGGACGCGGGCCTGTTCACCATCACCGCCCCGTGGGGCCTGGAGGGGCTGGCCGACGCGGACACGATCATCGTGCCGGGCACGGCGACGCCGACCCGGCCCGTCCCGGAGCCGGTGCTGGCCGCACTGCGGGACGCGGCCGCCGCCGGGACCCGGATCGCGTCCATCTGCTCCGGCACGTTCACCCTGGCCGCCGCGGGCCTGCTGGACGGTCTGCGGGCGACCACGCACTGGGTGGGCGCCGCGCTGCTCGCCGAACTCCACCCGGAGGTCGACGTCGACCCGGACGTGCTCTACGTCGACAACGGGTCGATCCTCACCTCCGCGGGCGCGGCGGCGGGGCTGGACCTGTGCCTGCACCTGATCCGCCGCGACCACGGGTCGGCGGTGGCCGCGGACGCCGCCCGGCTCTCGGTGATGCCGCTGGAGCGGGAGGGTGGCCAGGCGCAGTTCATCGTCACCGAGCCGCCGCCCACGCCGCAGGGCTCCGCGCTGGAGCCCGTGCTGAAGTGGATGCACGACAACGTCGAGCGCGACCTCACGCTCGACGACATCGCCCGGCACAGCGGCATGAGCACCCGCACGCTGCTGCGCCGGTTCCGCGAGCAGACCGGGTCGACGCCGTTGCAGTGGCTGCACCGGGCGCGCGTGCGCCAGGCGCAGTTCCTGCTGGAGACGACCGGGCACACCGTGGACCGGATCGCCCTCCAGGTCGGCTTCGGCTCCCCCACGTCGTTCCGGGACAGGTTCAAGCGCGTGACCGGCGTGAGCCCGCAGGCCTACCGGCACGCGTTCCAGTGACCGTCCGAAGTGGACGGTCTACTCGAACTGGCCGATCGGGGTCGGCGCGGGGAAGGCGACCGGCGGCGTGCCGTCGAGCGCCCTGTCCATGAACCGCTGCCACAGCAGACCGGGCAGTCCGGATCCGGTGACGGGCAGACCCGCCTTGTCCCGCAGCGCCAGGTCGCCCTCCTCGGTGCCGACCCACACCGACGCCGCGAGCGACGGCGTGTAGCCGACCATCCACGCCTTGGAGTGGTCGACGCCTTCGAGTTCGTGCGTGCCGGGTTTGCCCGCGCACTCGCGATTCGCGCACGGGATCCCCGCGACGCCGGGAAGGGGCTTGAGCGCCGCGGTCACGTTCGACGCGATGGCCCTGCTCTTCGCCGGATCGCTGTCGAACGCGGGCGTCGCGACGTCGGTGTGCTGGTAGAGCAGGCGCCCCGGCGCGTCCTCGACCTTCTCGACGAAGTAGGGCTCGTGCCGCACGCCCTCCGCGGCGAACGTGCCGTAGACGACCGCCATGTCGAACGGGCGGACCAGGGTTTGGCCGCCGCCCAGGGAGATGTTGCCGTCCGGGGCGGGGCTGCCGTCCTCGGCGAGCAGCAGGTCGTGGCGGACGTTCGCGATCTCCACCGATTTCGGGATGCCCGCGGCCCTGGCCGCCTCCGCCACCGCGAGCGTGCCGACCTGGTTGACAGCCAGGTCGTAGAAGACCGTGGCGATGTCCTGCTCGACCCCGGCGCGCAGGCTGCACTCCTTGGCGCAGGCGCGCGGACCGCCGGAGTTCTTGACGGGGTTGGTCTCGCGGCCGGGGAACGCCCGCGGGGAGGTGCCGTCGAACTTCGCCCCCAGGCCGATGCCCTTCTCCAGGGCGGCCACGAGGTCGATCGGGAGGAACGTCGTGCCGGGCTCCTGGAGCGTGTCGCGCGCGAAGTCGCCCCCCAGGGCGTCGCGCCCCGCCCAGTAGGCGCGCACGGCGCCCTTGGTCGGGTCCACGGCGGTGAGCGCCTGGCGCAGCACCGAGGGCTGGCCCGCCATCACCTCGTCGACGGCGCTCTCCGCCGCCGTCTGCGCTTTGGGGTCGATGGTCGTCTGCACGACCAGTCCCATCTCGGCCGCGCGCTCCACGCTGAAGCCCTTGGCCTCCAGCTCGCGGAAGACCTCGGCCTGGATGAGCGCGCGGGGGCCGTCCAGCGGCACAAGCCGCGTCTCCTCCACCGGAACCGGTGCCGGGAACTCCTGCGCTTCCCGGTAGTCGCGGGTCATCCAGCCCTGCTCGACCATGCCGTCCATGACCGCGTTCCAGCGGGCCTCGGTGTAGACCGGGTCGTCTGCGCCGTCCGGATTCCTGATCATCCCGGCGATGAAAGCGGCCTCGGAGGCCGTCAGATCGGCGAGCGCCTTGTCGTAGTACATCCGCGCGGCCGCCACGACGCCGTAGGCCGTTCGGCCCAACGGGACCGCGTCGAGGTACCCGGTGAGGATCAAGTCCTTGCTCTCGCGGGAACTGAACTTGTGGGTCATCGCGAAGTCGACGAACTCGCGGCGCCAGGAGCCGCCCTCGGTCGCGCTGACCAGGCGCAGGTACTGCTTCGCCAGGCCGGTACCGAAGTCGAAGTCCGACGACGTCTCGAAGTCCGGCTGCTCGGCGGCGTAGACCGCGTGCCGCACGTCGTCCGGAATCCGCCCGTTCGCGATGAGCGTCCGGTTCGCGCCGTCGGCCGCGATCCGGGTCATCTCGGTGCCGTCGGCGTAGCGGATCGTGACGACCTTGTTCAGCTGCGCCGAGATCACCGTGGTGCTGGGCACGTCCACGGCCTCGTTCACCACCGCGAAGGCCGCCACCGGGGCGAGCACCACCAGCGCCAGCAGGACGTAACCGACCCGCCGGACCCGGCGCCACCCCCGTTTCGACTTCGGCCTGTCCTGGTCGTTCCGCTGCTCCGCCACCAAGTTCCTTCCCCCGAGGACTCCGACGCGGGCCATTCTGTCGGCCTCATTCGATCAGCCTCGGGGGCACCCCACTAACATTGCACCACCGTCAGCGTTTGCCAGTCCGGGGAGTCGCACGTGAGCGAGGAAAACCGGCGGATCGCCGGGCGTTATCAGCTGGCCGAGCAACTTGGCGGTGGAGCCATGGGGCTGGTCTGGCGCGCCCAGGACCAAAGGTTGGACCGCGTCGTCGCGGTGAAGGAACTGCTGCTGCCCTCGTACCTGGACGAGAAGGCGGCCCAGCAGGCCCGTCGCCGCGCCATGCGGGAGGCGCGCATCGCCGCGCGACTGCAGCACCCCAACGCGATCGCGGTCTACGACGTCGTCGAGCACGACGGCCAGCCGTGGCTGATCATGGAGTACCTGCCGTCGAAGAGCCTCGCGCTGGTGATCGCGGAGAACGGGCCGCTGCCGGTCGACTCCGTGATCCAGATCGGCGGGCAGCTCGCCGCCGCGCTGGCGGCCGCGCACAAGGTCAACGTGGTGCACCGCGACGTCAAGCCCGGCAACGTGCTGCTCGGTGACGCGGGTGCCGTGAAGATCACCGACTTCGGGATCTCGCGCGCCATCGACGACGCCACGGCCACCGCGACCGGTCGGTCTGTCGGCACTCCCGCGTTCTTCTCCCCCGAGGTGGCCAAGGGCGAGGAAGGCGGTTACCCGTCGGACGTCTTCTCGCTCGGCGCCACGCTGTACAACGCCGTCGAGGGCATGCCGCCGTTCGGCATCTCGGAGAACTCGATCGCCCAGCTGCACCGGGTCGCCGAGGGCACCATCCGGCCGCCGGAGCGCGCGGGCGCGCTCACCCCGGTCCTGCTCCGCCTGCTCGACCCGGACCCCGACACCAGGCCCACGATGCCCGAGGCCGCCGAGGAACTGGCCGTCCTGGCCGAGATCCGCGAACCCGTCCCCACCCTCGTCGACCGCGAGCCGGTCGGTGAGCCCCCCGCGGCCGCCGCACCGGTCGAGACGCCCGAGCCCGCGCCCGCGACTCCTCCCGCCCCCGCGCCGGTGGTAGCGGCGGCTCCGTCGACGCCGCAGGCGCAGGAGGCACCCGCGGCGGCACCGTCCACAGAGGACGATCAGAAGCGGAAGCGCGCCATCTTCGGGCTGGTCGGCGTCATCGTGCTGCTGCTCGCCGTCGTCGGCCTGGCGTTCTGGATCGCCAACCGCGACAAGACGCCCGAGGGCCAGGCCACCCCCTCCAGCTCCAGCAGCGCCCCGGTCCCGACGACCACCGGGGGTGGCGAGCAGCCCGCGCAGACGACCGGGGAGACCACCTCCACGACCTCTGAGGCCCCAGCCACCACCACGTCCGAGCCCCCGCCTGCCTCGAACACCCAGCCTGCGTCGACGGGAACGGCCGCGCAGGCGCTCACGGACTACTACGCGGGCCTGCTGGGCAACAAGGAAGCCTCGTACGCCAAGCTGACCGACGCGTTCAAGGCCTCGGGACGTGCTCCTACCTTCGCCGACTACTCGAGCTTCTGGAACGGCTACAGCGCGGTGTCCGCGACCAACGTGGTCGAGCAGAGCCCCGGCGTCGTGTCGGCGACCATCAACTACGTCCACACCGACGGCGTCCCCGAGACCGAGACCCGCACGTTCACCCTCGTGCAGCAGGGCGGGCAGTGGCTCATCGACAACCAGAGATAGGGCGTACGACCACCGTCACCGATCCTGGTCGTCGCCGCCCGTCGGGGGAACGCGGCCCGCGGCGGCCAGGATCGCGGCGGCGACCTGTTCCAGGGGCAGTCCGCCGTCGATGACGGTCGCGCCGAGGCGTCGGTAGGCGGATTCGACGCCGTCGTTGTGCGCGAGTGCCGCCGCGAGTTCCTCCGGGTGCTTGCCGAAGGTGTTCGTCGTGCGGGTCAGCAGGCGGTGCCTGAGCGTCCCGTCGTCGACCACCAGGCAGACCACGAGGGCGAAGAGGTCCCGGACGTCCGCCTCGTTCTCCACGGATCCGCAGAGGAACGTGGTCCTGTTGGCTGTCCTCGCCGCGAGGGCTTCGACCTCCGTGCGGCTGATCCGCCAGGCGAAGCGGTCGAGCCAGCCCGCGGGCACCGGGTAGGGCGGGTCGACGACGACCTCCCCGCTCGTCCGGTCGACCCAGTGGTTGCAGCCCTCCCAGTCGGCGTCGACCACCGACCGGCCCTGGCTCCTCAGCAGCGCGCAGACCGCCGACTTGCCGACCCCCGAGTTGCCCGTCACCCACACCAGCGGCATCAGACCGGAGCGACGCCGATGAGGCCGTCCCGCGTGACGAGGTCGGCGAGGGCGCGTTCGTCGAGACCGTCCGTGCCCTCGGGGCGCCGGGGAACCACCATGAACCGGGTCTCGGCGTTGGCGTCCCACACGGTGACGGCGACGTCCTCCGGCAGGTGGAAGTCGAACTCGGCGAGCACCGAGCGCGGGTCGCGGACGACCCGTGAGCGGTAGGCCTCGCTCTTGTACCAGGTGGGCGACGGTCCGAGGAGCGCGACCGGGTAGCACGAGCAGAGGGTGCAGACGACGACGTTGTGGGTGGTGGCGGTGTTCGCCACGACCTTGAGCCGCTGCTCCTGCAACCCGCCGCCCATCGACAGGCCGATCTCGGCCAGTGCGGCGGAGGCGTCGGTCAGCAGGCGGTCGTGGAAGTCGGCGTCGAGCCAGGCCCTGGCGACCAGGCGGGCGCCGTTGTCCGGGTTCGCCTTGGCCAGGAACGCCTCCAGGGCGCGGTCGACCTCCTTGGCGTCGACCAGGCCGCGCTCCTCCAGCAACGCCTCGACGTGCCGGACGCGCGCCGCGATGACGGCATCGGCCCCGGTGTGGTCCCCGCTCATCACGGCTCCGCTCGTAGGTGGGTCTCCCAGACCGCGAGGGTGACCGAGTGGTCGCCCTCGCCGAACAGGTCGCGCGCGGCGAACCGCACGGCGTACACGGGCTGCGGGGCGACGCTCAGGCCGCGGGAGCGGTCGTCCGCCAGCGGGTGGTGGCCCTCGACCTCCACGACGACGCCGGGCGCGCCACGCGCGTAGCGCGGCACCCTGGTGTGGTGCGGCGGGTCCACGTGCGCGGTGCGCACGCGGTCGCCGGGCGCGAACAGGTCAGCCACCGGAGACCTCCTCGGCGGTGCACACGCCCTTCTCCACCAGCAGCGCGGAGAGGGCGCGGAACCAGCGCTCGTAGTACGAGGAGGCGAGGAACTCCCTGGGTGGCAGGCGTTCGACGGCGTCGCGGAACTCGTCGAGGTTGTAGACGCCCCGGCCGATGAGCGCGCGGTTCAGCGCGAACACGTGCGCCTCCCAGTCCGCGTGGAAGGGCGGCTCCTCGATCTCCCGCTCGATCGGCGGGAACCCGTGCATCCCCCCGACGTCGTTGATCCGGCTCATCGCGCCTCCTCCGTCAGCCCCGCTCGATCACGTGCCCCACCACGTCCGGGCCGGGGTGCGGTGACCCCGACCCGTCGCGCCGCGGGTCCACCTCGGGCAGCTCCACCGGCACGCCGGACTTCGACGCGCCCGCCGGTCGCGACCCGATCCACGCCAGCACCAGCCCCGCCTCGCCCTTCAGGAACCGGTGCGCACGCACACCGCCGGTGGCCCGGCCCTTCGCCGGGTACTCGCCGAACGGTGTCACCTTCACGCTCTGCCCACTCGACGTGACGACCATCGGCTCGCCGTGCGCCTCGTCGTCGACCCTGATCGCACCGAAGAACACGACCCTCGCGTCCGCCGAGACGTTGATCCCGGCCATGCCGCCGCCCTTGAGGCCCTGCGGCCGCACCAGCGACGTCGCGTACCGCAGCAGCGACGAGTCCGACGTGACGAACGCCAGCGTCTCCGTGCCGTCGGTCAGCCAGGTGGCGCCGACGATCTCGTCGCCCTCCTTGAGGCTGATGACCTCGAACTCGTCGGACCGCACCGGCCACTCGGGCGCGCAGACCTTCACCACGCCCTGCCTGGTGCCGAGCGCCAGGCCCGGCGAGGCCGGATCGGGTTCGCCGAGCGGCGCGATGCCGACGACCTTCTCGCCCTTCTCCAGCGGCAGCAGCTCGCTCGCGGCCATCCCGCCGCTCAGCGACACCGTGCCGATCTGCTCCGGCAGCACCGGCAGCGGCAGCACGTCGGTCTTGAACGCCCGACCCAGGTTCGTGATCAGCAGGATCTGGCCTCGTGCCGTGGAGTGCACCACGGCGGCGACCGCGTCGTGCCGGGTGCGCCCCTTGCGGCGCTTGGCCTCCGACGCCTCCTCCGACTCCGCGGCCGTGCGCGCCACCAGCCCCGTCGCGGACAGGATCACCTGGCACGGGTCGTCCGCGACCTCCAGCGGCCCGGCGGGCTTGGACGCCGCGAGGACCTCCTTGAGGTCGCCGTCGATCAGCGAGGTGCGGCGTTCCGCGGCGAGTTCCTTGGCCACGGCGGCGAGTTCGGTCGACACCAGCTTCCGCAGCACGGCCGGGTCGTCGAGGATCCTGGTCAGCTCGGCGATCTCGCCGCGCAGCCGGTCCTGCTCGGCTTCCAGTTCGATCTTGTCGAACTTGGTGAGCCTGCGCAGCGGCGTGTCGAGGATGTAGGTCGCCTGGATCTCGGACAGCTTGAACCGCTTCATCAGGCCGTCCTTGGCGGCCTGCGCGTTCTCGCTGTCCCGGATGAGCTTGATGACCTTGTCGATGTCCAGCAGCGCCGTCAGCAGGCCCTCGACCAGGTGCAGCCGGTCCTCGCGCTTGCGGCGGCGGTACTTCGTGCGCCGGGTGACGACGTCGTACCGGTGCGCGAGGAACACCTCCAGCAGCGCCTTGAGCCCCAGCGTCTGCGGCTGGCCCTCGACCAGCACCAGGTTGTTGATGCCGAACGACTGCTCCATCGGCGTCAGCCGGTACAGGTCGGCCAGCAGGGCCTGCGGGTTCACGCCGACCTTGCACTCGACGACCAGCCGGATGCCGTTCTCGCGGTCGGTGAGGTCCTTGACGTCCGCGATGCCGGAGAGCCGCTTGGACTTGTTGACCTCGTCGGTGATCTTCTCGATGATCCGCTCGGAGCCGACGCCGTAGGGCAGTTCGGTGACCGTGATCGCCTGCCTGCCCCGGCTGCCCTCCAGCGGCCCGATGGCGACCTTGGCGCGCATCCGCACCACGCCGCGGCCGGTCTCGTAGGCCTTGCGCACCTCGTCGAGCCCCAGCAGCATCCCGCCGGTCGGCAGGTCGGGGCCGGGGATGAACTCCATCAGCTTGTCCAGCGGGGCTTCCGGGTGCGTGATCAGCCACCGAGCCGCCGCCACGACCTCGCCCAGGTTGTGCGGGATCATGTTCGTCGCCATGCCGACCGCGATGCCCGACGTGCCGTTGACCAGCAGGTTCGGGAACGCAGCCGGCAGCACCGACGGCTCGACCAGCGACCCGTCGTAGTTGGGGCGGAAGTCGACCGTGTCCTCGCCCAGCTCGCCCACCAGCAGCATCGCCGCCTCGGACATGCGGGCCTCGGTGTTGTGGTTGACGAACCCGCCCGCGAGGAACGAGTGGTCCTCGGTGTCGACCCGGACCGAGTAGACCTCGGCCCGCTCCCCCGGCACCACGGCGGTCACCGGCTCGAAGCGGTAGCCGGAGTCCATGACCGGCAGGATCGTCGCGAGGACCTCGGAGTCCCCGATCCCGCTGACGAACCGCGACCGGTCGGTCTCCCAGTCGTCGAGGTCCAGCGCCTCGCCCGCGAACTCGGCGACGAAGGGGACCTCTTCGGGCGTGGACCGGTGCGGACGCCGGAGCAGGTCCTCCAGCCGCCGCGCCTTCGCGTTCTGGAACCCGGCGCGCTCGGCGAACGCCCGGAGGTCGCGCCGCCCGGAGATGTCCAGGCCGCGCGCGGTGCGCACCGCGATGACGCCGAACTCCGCCAGCACCTCCTGGATCTCGGCCGCGAGCCCGTCGGTGGTGGTCGGGCAGTGCACGACCGGGCCCGCCTCGGTGGCGCGGACCTCGCCGTCGTCGTCGAACACGGCAGTCAGGAAGGCCCGCTTGACTCCCCAGCCGCCCGCCCAGACGAACTCGGGCACGGCCTCGCCGCGCGCCACGGCGGCCGCGCCGCGCACGCCCAGCATGTACTCGCGGGCGGTGGGGATGACGTCGGCCCAGGCGTTGCGGGCGATGCACACCACCGCGCCCGGCCGGACCTCGTCGAGCCTGCGCCACTGGAACAGCGGCACGCCCAGCGGGGCTTCCAGGCACAGCACGAGGTGGTTCTCGCTGCCCCGGATCGAGAAGCCGGACTCCGTGCTCACGCGCAGCGTCGGGTGGACGCCCGAGTTGAACACCCTGGTCACCCGGACGGCCTTGCCGTCCTTGTCGAGCACCTCGAAGTCGGCGTCGGCCTCGGCGTCGGCGGGCAGATCAACCAGGTCGGCGATGCGCGGGCTCGACCCGTCGGCGAGCCGGACGCGGGTGTCGCCGACCACGCAGTACCGCGACGCGGCGGGGCCGTCGTCCGGGCTGCCGAAGTTGCCGTGGCCGTCGACCAGCGGGGTGTTGAGGGAGAAGTCCTGGGCCAGCCGGACCATGGCGTCGTAGATCGCGCTGTCGCCGTGCGGGTGGTACTTGCCCATGCAGTTGTGGACGACTTGGCCCTCGACGACGAACGCGTGCTCGGCCGTGCCGACCTGGATGTCGTAGGTCGTGTCGCGGGCGACCGGCTCGACGGACGTCACGCCGGTCAGCGAGAAGCCGGGCAGGGCCGCCGAACGGGGCCGCGCGGTGGTGATGGCGTGCAGGCCGTCGGTGGTGGACCAGCGCATGAGCATGGCGGCCAGCGCGGCGGCGTCGGCACCGGTCACGGACAGGCCCGCCGGGTGCGCGGCCGCGCGGACGCCGAGGTCGGCGAGCATCGGGCGGACCGGGGCCGCGGCGGGCAGCAGGATGCCGTGGGACGA
This window contains:
- a CDS encoding serine/threonine-protein kinase, whose product is MSEENRRIAGRYQLAEQLGGGAMGLVWRAQDQRLDRVVAVKELLLPSYLDEKAAQQARRRAMREARIAARLQHPNAIAVYDVVEHDGQPWLIMEYLPSKSLALVIAENGPLPVDSVIQIGGQLAAALAAAHKVNVVHRDVKPGNVLLGDAGAVKITDFGISRAIDDATATATGRSVGTPAFFSPEVAKGEEGGYPSDVFSLGATLYNAVEGMPPFGISENSIAQLHRVAEGTIRPPERAGALTPVLLRLLDPDPDTRPTMPEAAEELAVLAEIREPVPTLVDREPVGEPPAAAAPVETPEPAPATPPAPAPVVAAAPSTPQAQEAPAAAPSTEDDQKRKRAIFGLVGVIVLLLAVVGLAFWIANRDKTPEGQATPSSSSSAPVPTTTGGGEQPAQTTGETTSTTSEAPATTTSEPPPASNTQPASTGTAAQALTDYYAGLLGNKEASYAKLTDAFKASGRAPTFADYSSFWNGYSAVSATNVVEQSPGVVSATINYVHTDGVPETETRTFTLVQQGGQWLIDNQR
- a CDS encoding transglycosylase domain-containing protein encodes the protein MAEQRNDQDRPKSKRGWRRVRRVGYVLLALVVLAPVAAFAVVNEAVDVPSTTVISAQLNKVVTIRYADGTEMTRIAADGANRTLIANGRIPDDVRHAVYAAEQPDFETSSDFDFGTGLAKQYLRLVSATEGGSWRREFVDFAMTHKFSSRESKDLILTGYLDAVPLGRTAYGVVAAARMYYDKALADLTASEAAFIAGMIRNPDGADDPVYTEARWNAVMDGMVEQGWMTRDYREAQEFPAPVPVEETRLVPLDGPRALIQAEVFRELEAKGFSVERAAEMGLVVQTTIDPKAQTAAESAVDEVMAGQPSVLRQALTAVDPTKGAVRAYWAGRDALGGDFARDTLQEPGTTFLPIDLVAALEKGIGLGAKFDGTSPRAFPGRETNPVKNSGGPRACAKECSLRAGVEQDIATVFYDLAVNQVGTLAVAEAARAAGIPKSVEIANVRHDLLLAEDGSPAPDGNISLGGGQTLVRPFDMAVVYGTFAAEGVRHEPYFVEKVEDAPGRLLYQHTDVATPAFDSDPAKSRAIASNVTAALKPLPGVAGIPCANRECAGKPGTHELEGVDHSKAWMVGYTPSLAASVWVGTEEGDLALRDKAGLPVTGSGLPGLLWQRFMDRALDGTPPVAFPAPTPIGQFE
- a CDS encoding DNA gyrase subunit A codes for the protein MARRKGPTTKVDPSAFDQAGANVVDNPLKVEIEDSYLEYAYSVIHSRALPDARDGLKPVHRRILYSMNEQGYRPSHAYVKSARVVGDCFVRGALVSTPEGLRPIETIGVGDRVLDAAGVPVPVVEAYENPASELVRVTWSTGQSMVVTPGQRFRTVNDDLAPGWTDARDLAGRLTAGYGSARWADAPSDGGDARPYVRGLVSAAGRAVDGGVAVELADSAPLDIAHGWAIAADVEVSRDKHEDPVRHVLTLAGFPAEEPPATALADRSTWIPFLAGLLDGAGSASSHGILLPAAAPVRPMLADLGVRAAAHPAGLSVTGADAAALAAMLMRWSTTDGLHAITTARPRSAALPGFSLTGVTSVEPVARDTTYDIQVGTAEHAFVVEGQVVHNCMGKYHPHGDSAIYDAMVRLAQDFSLNTPLVDGHGNFGSPDDGPAASRYCVVGDTRVRLADGSSPRIADLVDLPADAEADADFEVLDKDGKAVRVTRVFNSGVHPTLRVSTESGFSIRGSENHLVLCLEAPLGVPLFQWRRLDEVRPGAVVCIARNAWADVIPTAREYMLGVRGAAAVARGEAVPEFVWAGGWGVKRAFLTAVFDDDGEVRATEAGPVVHCPTTTDGLAAEIQEVLAEFGVIAVRTARGLDISGRRDLRAFAERAGFQNAKARRLEDLLRRPHRSTPEEVPFVAEFAGEALDLDDWETDRSRFVSGIGDSEVLATILPVMDSGYRFEPVTAVVPGERAEVYSVRVDTEDHSFLAGGFVNHNTEARMSEAAMLLVGELGEDTVDFRPNYDGSLVEPSVLPAAFPNLLVNGTSGIAVGMATNMIPHNLGEVVAAARWLITHPEAPLDKLMEFIPGPDLPTGGMLLGLDEVRKAYETGRGVVRMRAKVAIGPLEGSRGRQAITVTELPYGVGSERIIEKITDEVNKSKRLSGIADVKDLTDRENGIRLVVECKVGVNPQALLADLYRLTPMEQSFGINNLVLVEGQPQTLGLKALLEVFLAHRYDVVTRRTKYRRRKREDRLHLVEGLLTALLDIDKVIKLIRDSENAQAAKDGLMKRFKLSEIQATYILDTPLRRLTKFDKIELEAEQDRLRGEIAELTRILDDPAVLRKLVSTELAAVAKELAAERRTSLIDGDLKEVLAASKPAGPLEVADDPCQVILSATGLVARTAAESEEASEAKRRKGRTRHDAVAAVVHSTARGQILLITNLGRAFKTDVLPLPVLPEQIGTVSLSGGMAASELLPLEKGEKVVGIAPLGEPDPASPGLALGTRQGVVKVCAPEWPVRSDEFEVISLKEGDEIVGATWLTDGTETLAFVTSDSSLLRYATSLVRPQGLKGGGMAGINVSADARVVFFGAIRVDDEAHGEPMVVTSSGQSVKVTPFGEYPAKGRATGGVRAHRFLKGEAGLVLAWIGSRPAGASKSGVPVELPEVDPRRDGSGSPHPGPDVVGHVIERG
- a CDS encoding SH3-like domain-containing protein: MADLFAPGDRVRTAHVDPPHHTRVPRYARGAPGVVVEVEGHHPLADDRSRGLSVAPQPVYAVRFAARDLFGEGDHSVTLAVWETHLRAEP
- a CDS encoding helix-turn-helix domain-containing protein is translated as MHTVAVLALEQVVPFDLGTPLEVFGRARLPDGRPAYRVRVCAAEPVVDAGLFTITAPWGLEGLADADTIIVPGTATPTRPVPEPVLAALRDAAAAGTRIASICSGTFTLAAAGLLDGLRATTHWVGAALLAELHPEVDVDPDVLYVDNGSILTSAGAAAGLDLCLHLIRRDHGSAVAADAARLSVMPLEREGGQAQFIVTEPPPTPQGSALEPVLKWMHDNVERDLTLDDIARHSGMSTRTLLRRFREQTGSTPLQWLHRARVRQAQFLLETTGHTVDRIALQVGFGSPTSFRDRFKRVTGVSPQAYRHAFQ
- the nthA gene encoding nitrile hydratase subunit alpha codes for the protein MSGDHTGADAVIAARVRHVEALLEERGLVDAKEVDRALEAFLAKANPDNGARLVARAWLDADFHDRLLTDASAALAEIGLSMGGGLQEQRLKVVANTATTHNVVVCTLCSCYPVALLGPSPTWYKSEAYRSRVVRDPRSVLAEFDFHLPEDVAVTVWDANAETRFMVVPRRPEGTDGLDERALADLVTRDGLIGVAPV